A segment of the Deltaproteobacteria bacterium genome:
CGATTGCTGTCTGAAAACAACAGTCACACGAAGCGTTTCCTATGGGCCATTATCCGATCTTTCTCGAATTACGCGAGCGACGCTGCCTGGTCATTGGTGGTGGCACTATTGCTGAGCGTAAAGTGCATGGCTTACTTGCCGCCGAAGCCACGGTGACGGTGGTGAGTCCGCAGTTGACGCCGCTGCTTACCAACTGGAGTCAGCAGGGTGCCATTCAACATATTGCTCGTGCGTATCGAAACGGAGACCTTGACGGCTATCATTTAGTCTTTGTTGCCACTGATGATGGTGTGGTGAACGCGGCTGTCGCTCGTGAAGGGCGCGAGCGAGAAATTTGGGTCAATGCTGCCGATGACCCAGCGTATTGCGATTTCATTTTACCTGCGGTTGTGCAACGGGGCGCATTGAGCGTTGCCGTAGCAACCGGTGGGACGAGTCCAGCGTTGACTCGCGCTATTCGCGAAGAACTGCAAGAATACTTCACTGCTGATTACAGCTTGCTAGCGACGGTCGCAGCTGCGGTGCGGTTGCAGCTCCGCGCCGACAAGCGAACCGTGCCTGGTGCCTGTTGGGTCCAGGCTCTGAGAAATGAAAAATTCCGCGATCTTGTTCGTGCCGGGTTGCGTGAAGAAGCTACAGGTTGGTTGCTGGAAAAACTGCGGGAGGAACCATGACATTCCCTACTGTCTCTCTCATTGGTGCAGGACCAGGTGACCCAGGGCTCATCACCGTGCGCGGGTTAAAACTTGTCCAACAG
Coding sequences within it:
- a CDS encoding bifunctional precorrin-2 dehydrogenase/sirohydrochlorin ferrochelatase, with translation MGHYPIFLELRERRCLVIGGGTIAERKVHGLLAAEATVTVVSPQLTPLLTNWSQQGAIQHIARAYRNGDLDGYHLVFVATDDGVVNAAVAREGREREIWVNAADDPAYCDFILPAVVQRGALSVAVATGGTSPALTRAIREELQEYFTADYSLLATVAAAVRLQLRADKRTVPGACWVQALRNEKFRDLVRAGLREEATGWLLEKLREEP